The Syntrophales bacterium region TGTCCTTGATGACAAATATCTCATAACTGCCCGGTGTAAGCGTGAAACTGTAAAGGCCGTTTACCGCGTTCACCTGGGTGAGTGCAGTGTTAGTTGTTTCAAAGGCATAGACGCCGATATCGGCGTTAACCGAATTTTCCTGAACGGTTCCACTGATCGTCCCCTGGGTAATGCTGGTGAAGTCGAAATTCGCATCAGCCTTACTGCCCAAGGTAGAGTCAAGAACCACCGGGGTTGCTTGCCCGACATCGGTCTTCCCGTTGTAGTAGGTCACGGGCACCCCCGAGGCCGTCACCGAAACGATGTAATCATCGGCAGGTACGAGATCCCCCACACTGTAAGGGCTACCGGAAGGAAGCGTTACCTTAATCGTTTTCTGGAGCTTACCCTTCACGGAGCTGGCCATAACCGCCGCATCGCCCGTCAAGCCGCTTATCGTTCCACCGATTGAGTAGAGGGTAGGCGTCCAGGCAAGGGAAAGAGGCGTACCCGTTATCTCGCCAGACGTTAAATTTCCGTAAACCGCGTAGAGTTTGTATGAGCCAGGCGGCAAGGGCGGAGTCTGGAATTTCCCATCCGCGTTGACCGGATAAACGCCGACAACCTTCGTTCCAGTTTCATCCATAACCTTGACCTGAAGGCCGGCAACGTAACCGCCGTTGAGCGTAATGGAGCCGGTCAACCGCTGCGGCGCCGACAGGGCGATGTTAGGAACGGGGTAATTGGCATTCACACTAAATTCTGCGCTCTGGTTATTGTAGAAGCCGGGATCATTGGAGGTTATAAAAACCTGATAAGTCCCTGGCAGTTTACCGTTAAAGGCATATTTGCCCAGACTGTCAACCGTCATCTGACTATCATTGACATAACCACTGGGCGTACTGCGCTTCAAAACCGCCGTGGCGCCGACTGCCGGATTGGTTGTACCATAGGTGGCCGTGCCGGTTATGTTAAATTTATCCGCATTGACTGTGATGCTGCCGGCAACCAGGGTCGCCGGATAAACAGGGAAAGTGGTCGTATCGTACATCCCTGTATCTGAATTCTTTGCTGACGTTCCCACCAGCGCAGGCAAAAATGTAGGATCGCTATATCCGGCCGCCGCATTCTGGATGATCGTCCTGAGCAGCCCAATAGCATACTCGCCGTTGCCCCCCTTGATCGTGAACTTGGCGTTGAAAATAACCAGGTTGGTCCCGGCCAGGCCGTCGGCGGAAGCCGCAGCGACCAGCACTCGCCCGGTAGGCGCCGCGGGATCGGCCAGAGCTCCATCGTCATTTGCCTGGTAAAACAGGTCCGTTTTAATCAGATTAATCTGGTCAGTGGTATATACCGCCGGATCCACAGGCGGAGGAAGAAATTCATCGCCCTTGGTGATGATCTTTCCCCCCTGTTCCAACCCCATGAACGTAAAAACTGCCGGGTCGTAGGTCATTGTAAAAGTGACGCCTCCCACACCAGCGGCGTCGTTGATTGTAATGGGAACGGCAACAGTGTCGTTAATCCCGCCGCTTACCTTTCCCACCGTCAGGCTTTTGTCTAAAGCCACAGCCTGACCGCCAAGCAGAAAAAAGGCGACCATCAGCAGCGTCAGCAATCTGGATATTTTTCTTATCTTTATCATTGGGTCCTCCTTGAAAGAGGGAACAGCGCGGGGCTGTCCACTATTGTCCCGTTATTTCCCTGAATTGGGTAATTCGTTTAAGTGATTCGACCTTATTAAAGTTTGCCCTTTTCGCGGCGTAAAACTTGCTCGTTTCATCCGCATAAATCAACGCCAACGACTTTTTAAGCTCCGGGTCCTGAGCCCCATCCAGGCGCTTCTGCAAAAGCAGCAGGTCACTGAACTTTGCCATTTCCTCGCTTTCAAGCTGAAGCTGAAGGGCAACCCACGGTTTCTGGAGCGTCTCCGCCGGGTTTATTGCGGGGTTGGGAATAGACTGGGAAGGGACAAGCGCGCCCCTCTTTCCAATGCCTCCCTGTGTGATCATCTCGCCGCCCGCGCTTACCAGCACCGTTACCGTTTCGCCGCGGCGGGTTTTCTCCTCGTAGATTGGGGTTCGCCCGCCGGTGAAAAGCGGCACAACCGCGCCAGAGACGCCCCCTTCGGGGTAGATCTTCAGCGCAGCGATGCGGAATTCATTGCCTTCCTTCTCGTAGATCGCCGCATAGCTGTAGCCGGCGAGGATCCGCTTGATCGCGTCTTCGAGGGGTTCGCCTTCAAACTGCAGCGTCAACGCCTCCGCCTTTGTCTGGAACCCCTTGGCGATGAAGACATCCACGCCGGCGGTGCGGGCGATTGTTTCGAGCAGCTCGCCGACCGTCGCTTTTCGGGCGTCCAGGGTAAGATTGCCCCCTTCATATTTGGCGCCGGGACGGATTGCCGCATCGGCGCCCCCGGCTGCCGCAAAGAAAGCCGCGGCGAACAAGGCGATCAGGGAAACAGTCTTTATTATGTATTTTTTCGATTCCATCATTTTAGCGTTTCTTCAGGTGACGTTTAAAAAGCCCGCCTTTGCGGCGGCATTTCGCGCTTCCCATAAAACCGGTTAAAGCCGCCGCGCCAAAAAGACGCGCCGGCCTGCCGATTCAGACTTAAGCAGAAAGGGGAGGGGGGGTTGATGGCGTTATGTATATTGATTTATAGAGAAATAGCATGCCTGAGGGGCGCATGCCGGATTCTGAAATTATCCCGGGGGTAAAACCTGCAAGGAGCAGCGCCGGCGGCGTCTCATGGGAAACCTTCCCGCTCGCGCGCGCCCCGTCGGCCTTGATCGCCTTCTGAAAACCGGCGGCAGTGGCCAAAGAAATGATTGCATTTTCAACACTTTTTTCAAAGAGGGCCGGATCGCTGGCACTGCGGGCCACCCCCTGGACACTGAGAACCGCATCGGCAAGATCAACCCGCTCGTCGAGGTTGACATCGCCCCGCAACGCCGGGAAACCCGTCGCCAGAAGCGCCAGGGCAATAGTCAGGTGCAATATGTTTTTTAATATCCGCATCTTGCCGTGCCTGTTTGTGTTTTTTGGTTCGCCGCCCGCTGAAACCGCCTTCTATAAAAAACGGTGATGGAGTATAATCCACCAGAAACAGAATAGTCAATCTATTTTTTAATTGGGGACAGCACCCCATTATTGCCTTATTATTCGCCTGAGCTAATTGCAAAACTCGCAATTCTGTCATTCCCGCGACGCTTCTGGGCGGGAATCCAGATTGTAACTACCGGAAATTATGGATACCCGATAAGGGCACTCGGGTATGACAAAACGTTTTGCAATTACCTCACCTGACAGGATCTTCTCCATCGGGGATGGGCGCTAATTTATTTTATCTGTAACTATCTATAAATTTTACGAAAATACCTCATAGAGTACGCGGATATGCCGCCCACGCTTTCTAAAAGCGCTGGCGCCAGTTTCATCACCTGCGAAAATATGTCGCTGAGGGCCTCGGGCTTGTACTCATGGGCAATTTCATTTCTCAAAATGCGGATTTGAATAAAATCGTCCGCAGATGCGATAATCCCCTTCTTTTCCGCACGGTTAATCCTGTCCCGCACGGCGCCGGACTCTTCCAGGTCAAGTCCGTCAAAAAGCCTCAAAATCTTTTGAATGATCATATCGCTTAGCCTTGCGAAGCGGCTGGTCAGGGCTTCGAAGCTTTCCAGCTCCTCATAAGTGAAGTCGGATTTTACCCCGATTCCTGAACATTTTTCAAAAGAGCGCCGGAAAATGTCCCGTGCGTCTTCCAGCACGACGAGTTCCTGGCGAAGGATTTCCATTAAATCATTCATTGCAGCCTTCTTCCCTGCTCCAAGGCCATACGGACGAAGGGGTCGGCGGCATCTTTGGCAATGACTACATCAATCTTCTGCTCCTCCATCTTTTCAAAAAACTGCCGTTTTATCTTTAACTTATCAGAATATGTCAACTTTGGGGAAATAATCAGCAAATCTATATCGCCACCCTTTCGGCTATCGTCGGCGCGTGATCCGAAAAGATAAACCGCCGCCTCGGGGTCGAGGGCATGAACCGTTTCTTCAATTGTCCGAATTTCAAACTCCTGCAATCGCATGATGATTACCGACTTGTTGGGGGCAGCCACTAATTAATTTCATTAGTGGCTGTCCCCAATTTCACAATTTCAGTTACTACCGCAGGTCGGCCGCACGCTGCAGGTTGTGGAGAACCTCGGCTGTGCCAATGCTCGCATTGCAATCCACATCAACGCCGCAGGTTGCGTAATCCGTTCGCAAGCCGCTCGAAGATATGCCTGTCATAACCTGCAGAGCCAGCACCGCGTCGGCCAGATCGACTTGGCCATCGTTATTTATATCGCCGTAATTGGGAACGGGGGTCGGTGCAAAATCAATGTAATCCCAATCCACATAGGAACCAGCCGTTAAATAAACATTGGCATCTATTATCACCCGCTGCACGGCTTCGAGCGCCGGCGGAAGCTGATAAGATAACACCGTTTTGTAATTCGTCCCGTCCGTGCTGTAGCGAAGGGTAAAACAGCGCCCGTTTCTGTGAATCTCGTAGAAGTACGCGTGCCTGAGCCAATTACTCGCGACCACGTCATCGGCGGCAATCATCGCATTGTTCGCGGCCACAACCTGCCCGTTTACGACGAGCTGGGCCGTCAGGATGTTGGCGTTGTACCACTGATCCGTGCCCCTCGTAATGCTCAGATAAGCGTTGTTTCCCGCCCCGAAGGCAACCGTGAAGACCTGATACTGGGCACCCGTTCCCTGCCAGACAATGTTGTAATCCGCTTTCGCTTTTAAAACCCAGTTGTCACCGTTAAAAGGCCTGATCAGGGCCAGACTGGGACTCCATGAGGAGATAGCCCCCACCGAACGCCCGCTATAGGCCCGCCCTGCGAGGTTGTAACGCAGATAGCCAGGAGTATCAGTTAGCAGCGAATAGGTTCCCGTTCCGCTTACGACCTGCCATGATGAATCCAGGGCGGTACCGGTAAAATCATCTTTCCAAGGCTGGTAAATGATATTTGCCGTACAACTAACCGTTGCTCCCCCATCTGACCCCGCACAGCTCCAAGTCCACGGGCCGCTGCCGGCAACCGTGGTCGGAGTCCCGACGCTGCAGAGATTGTCGGTGGGGGTCGGCGCTGATGTAAATGCCTGACCGTTTGCCGTTCCGCAGACGCCGCTTACCGGATTGGCTGTAAACGTTGCCGATACCGTACAATTTGCCGTCACCGGGCTCGTTGTATAGGTCGTCCCGTTCAAGCTTCCGCCGCAGGTGCCTGTAACCGCTGCCGTATAACCGGAATCCGGCGTTACCGTAAACTGCGCCGTCGCATTGTTATTCACGGGCTGAGGTGTGTTCGGGCTGATCGTTCCGCCCGCCCCGGCAGAAGGCGTCACTGTCCAGGTCTGGATAGACGATTCGACAAACTTCCGGAAATTCGTTCCATCAAGGTTGGCAAAGTAGATTTCGCCGTCCTGGCCAAAGCCGACCCGGGCCTCCATCAGCGTGGGAGCATCCGTTCTTGTAGCGATGAGCGCTCCTGTTTGCCCATTGTAAAGATTATGGTTCATCCAGCTCAACAGATTGCCGGACTTCGTAAAGCCGCAGACATTCCCCTCTGCGCTCCCCAACGCCGAACTGCTCAAATCCGTCCTTGTCCCACCGGGAACGGCAAACACCGCATAATGGGACGTTTGCACCACATTCGGCTCGCTGCCACTAAATGTGCTGTAGTAATAGAAAACCCGGCTGGAGTCGGCCTTCCAGAGGAGCATATTCCACTCGCCCAGGACCGCCTCCTGGACAACCGCCCGACTCGTACCGTCGGCATTCATCAGAATTAGACGGGACTGGTTGGTTGCGTAATAGTCGGCTGAACGACTTTCTTCAACGATCATCAACTTTTGACGATCGGGCGACAGTGAAAAATAGGTAAAGCGGTAGGGCGATGCGGGCATTGCCACTGTCACAATATTCGTCCCGTCCGGATTCATCTTTTTGAGGATCCCATCGCTCTTATCGATAAAGAGTATCTTGCCGCTGCCGTCGAAGGCCGCGGAATCTTCTTCCACCGTCGGCGTTGTCAAACAGGCGGTGGTTTTGGCGACAGTGTTGTAAATGCAGGGGCTGTAAGCGCTGCCATTGTTCAGAACTTCGTTCAGGAATTTTGTGTAAACCAGCATGGTCTGCGCGCTGTTCATATTGGCCAGCCCGGCCTGATTGTTGAGAACCACTGTGTCGGCAGCCTGCAAGACCGGGTCGTAGAGATACAAATTCATTCCCGAATCGGCAAAATTCATCATCGGGATCCGCTCGCCGGCGGGCAGGAACATCCCATAAACGTCGCCCCCGGTAACGCCTCCCGAACCTGCGCCCGTCATTTCCAATGAAAAACCTGTATTTATGAGACCGAAGAGCTTGCCGTTCACCGGCAGTCCGCCGATCCCGCCCATCTGATTGCCGGGATCACTGTTGATGATGAATTCCGATCCAACCGGTGCGCCGGAGGCACTGACAAGCTGGCCGCGAACATCCGAACATGTCCCCTCGGAGACGTCACACACCCAATCCCCGTTGGCGTCGTTGCGCAAATCCGTCCAGGAGACAAGGTAGTTTGTCCCATCGAAGGCGATGCCTGGCCCGAACTGTTGGCCGGGGGCCGTGCTGATACTGATTCTGCCGCCGGAAAGGACGCCGGCCGGCGTTACGATCTGGCCAAAGACATCCCAGTTATTCGGGGCTGTTGACACTTGGTCGGTCCAGGCAACAAGGTAATTGCCCCCGGCAAAGGCCACGGTAAGCGGGTTGTCGTTGGGATAGCCGCTTGCCTTCACGGTGATTTCCGTTCCCAATATCCCGGAAGGGCTGACAAACCTGCCCTTTACCGCATTGTTCGTAGAATGGTCATTCCACACCACGAAGAAATTCGTCCCGTCAAAGGCCACATTTTTCATTGCCTGGCTGCCGAAACCAGTGCTGATCCGGAATTCGTTGCCGATAACGCCAGCGGGGGAGACCAGCCGTCCATAGACGATATCTTTGCCGGCCGTCGCATCCGTTTTGTAATACACGGCAAGGTATGTCCCACCGCCGAACGCAATGCCGCCGATATCGCGCTTGACGCTGAGCGGACCCTCGTCTATAGCAAACGGCGTATTCACAACGCCGGATTTATTGATGAAAGCACCGTAAAGCTTGCCGGTATTGACTGCATCGTCAAACCAGATCATCAGGTAATTCGCACCGTCGAAGGCAACCAGCGGCAAACCGCCGGTACGACCGATAGAGATGCGATTGCCGACCAGCGCCCCTGATGGCGATACAAGTTGCGCGGTGATGTTGTTATGTGAGACTGCGTCGCCCTGAATCCCGACCAGATAATTCGTCCCATCGAAGGCGCCGCTTAAACCCATTTCCGACCCCGTCGTTGTGGCGATGGGGAATCCAGACCCAACCCCCGTCTGCATAACGGTGAAAGTCTGGCCGCCGATGGTGATCGTTCCGGTCCGGGCGGCGCCGGCATTGGCGTCCACCGTATAGGAAACGGTCCCATCCCCGGTTCCGGAAGAACCGGAGGTGATGTGAATCCAGGAGGCGTTGCTGATTGCCTGCCAGGCAAGCCCGACCGGGGCAACAACACTGACGTTCCCTATCCCGGCACTAACAAAGCTCTGGCCGGTCACCGAAAGCGATACGCTGGTCCCCGCAGTGCCGGTAATGCGCCCCTGGTGGACGCCGCCGGCATGGGTGGGGAAAATCCTGCTGTTGAAGGTGTAACCGGCCTTCGTCGCCGTTACCGTAACGGTATCGCCTTCATCCACATCACGGACGATATACCGGCCATCGGAGGGGGTGGCTGTCAGTCCCGAACAGGCGTCGTCATAGCAGATTGCGTACGGAGCGTCTGGATGATTCGCACTCGCCGCCGTGACAATCGCCCCGGACAGGTTGTTGAGCATCTGATCCACCACACGGGCGACGATGATCCCTTTTCCGGCGGCAACGTTCCAGTTCCCGGTTCCCGTCCCCAATTTCGTTACCGGAAAGAGGGTGTATCCCCCGAGGTCGGTATAGCCTGACCCAAACTGCATCTGCCCGGTATAGCTCGGGGCAAGGGACGTGTTCTGCGGCTTGCTTAATTTCAGTTGGAAGTTCGTCCCGGCCGGCACGCTCAGATAGAAGGAACCGTCCGGATTTGACACCGACGCGTTGATGGGGCCCGTCGCGTTGATCTGCTCGATCGTCGCGTTCTTGATCCCGGCAGGCGTGGTATCCATGATGCGGCCGCCGATGCCGACTCTGACGGCGACGGCCGTGCCAGAAACGATCCCTATACTCATGGCGCCGTCATGGGTGACGAAGGTCGTGGACGCGGGGAAGGTGTAGTTGGATTGCGCTGCCGACACGGTTACCGTGTCCCCCTCCTGAACGTCGAGGATGTAGAACCTCCCCTTCGCCGTTGTTGAGGTCAGGGAGTCCCCAATGCTGCCATCGACATTCTCATACTTGACGCGATAGGAGTGCGGGCCGCTCGCGCTCACAACTGCCCCGCTGATGTATCCCGCCTGCGGATTGGCGCTGTTGACCACCCGTCCCCGAATAACGCCGCGGCCGGTGCTGCCGCTCCAGAAGTTCAACTCCGCAAGCGTAAAGAGGTTGAAGGGACGCGAGGCGGAAATCACGGTTCCCGCCGCCGCCTGCATGACGCTGCTGTACGTGGGAACGTAGTTCGTCCCAGTCTTTTCCAGCTTGAGGGTAAAGGGAACATTGTCGGGAAGCCCGTTCAACGTGAAGCCCCCGTCAGTGGCCGTTGTTGTTGTAACGGTTCCACTTCCCACTATAACCCCGTCGATCGGATTGTCACTCGTGTCCTTCACAAAGCCGTTGAAGGAGACCGTCCCGCCGCCGGTCGTCGGCGTTGCGAAGAACGAATCTTCCGAAACGTGGTCGGCCGCGGTCGGAATAATGGAAGTATTTAAGTCGAAGGTATAGCCGGCAAGAGTTGCCGTCAGTTGCACCACGGTCCCGGCCGGGACGTTCTGCACCATATAGATGCCGTCAGAGGCCGTGGATGATCCGCCGCCGGTGTACGTGACCGGGTAGGTCGTGCCCGTCGGCGATCCATCTACAAATTGCGCCGCCGTAACGGTCGCCCCCGACAGAAACGTCGTCGGGTTGCTCTTCAGGGCAACCCGGCCGAGAATCATCGCGTTTCCGGAGTTGTTGAGGGCGCTGTACTGGGCATTCGTGAGGAGCGCAAAGGTCAAAAGCGCCTGGATGTTCTCATTCCAGTTCATGATTTTGCTCAGGACGACCGGATACCCCGTCGGCGGCCCTACCCGCACGAAGAAGTTGGATGAGGCAGGAATGCACGTCAGACTGAAGGCGCCGCTGCCATCGGTGGTGGCCGTATTGATCGGTGTCAGGCTGCCCGGCGTATAAGCTCCGACATTTGTTCCGAAAACCGGCGCCATGTTGGTTGTATTTGGCCAGTCGGGCGCGCTCAGCGCCCAACCATTAAAGGCGATTGTTCCGGCAGCCGTTCCATTGTAGGTGAAGTAGCCCTGGGTCTGCGAGGTGTTGCCGTTAAAATCGGCGGCGGTTATCGTGTATCTGTAGCTGTGGCCGTCGATAAGCGGCGATCCCGTGTAGGGCACGCTCGTCGTGAAGGCGGACAGGTTGTACTGGCTCATCACCTGGACGTCCTGCAGTGTTGTGTCTCGTACGTCAATGCCATACCAGCTTATGGCCGGCGCATTAGCAGGCCAGGTCCAGGCAAAGGTTGGAGGGGCGCTCAGCGAGGCGTTGGCGGCGGGCGAGGTTACCGTCACAAACTGCTCCATGTAGGCGGCAATCGTCTTATCCGCGACAACCGTCGTGTTGTCCTTTTTGGTCGCGATAATGTGGTAGGTGAGAGAAACCGTCGGCAAGGTCGAGCCCAGGGAAACATTCGGCTGCAGCCACCACTGGTCGTTGCCGTAAACCAGATTCGTCCGGGCAAGATAGCCCAGGCTGCCGGAGGCGATATTGACGCTTTCCGCGGTAACGCCTGAATATAGACTTCCCCCCGGATCGCTTGCAAAAACCAGGGCGGCGTAGCTGTTGCTCCCCTGCTCGTGATTCGAAAAAGCCTGGAAAGGGGGCATTTCCCCGCCG contains the following coding sequences:
- a CDS encoding cohesin domain-containing protein; its protein translation is MIKIRKISRLLTLLMVAFFLLGGQAVALDKSLTVGKVSGGINDTVAVPITINDAAGVGGVTFTMTYDPAVFTFMGLEQGGKIITKGDEFLPPPVDPAVYTTDQINLIKTDLFYQANDDGALADPAAPTGRVLVAAASADGLAGTNLVIFNAKFTIKGGNGEYAIGLLRTIIQNAAAGYSDPTFLPALVGTSAKNSDTGMYDTTTFPVYPATLVAGSITVNADKFNITGTATYGTTNPAVGATAVLKRSTPSGYVNDSQMTVDSLGKYAFNGKLPGTYQVFITSNDPGFYNNQSAEFSVNANYPVPNIALSAPQRLTGSITLNGGYVAGLQVKVMDETGTKVVGVYPVNADGKFQTPPLPPGSYKLYAVYGNLTSGEITGTPLSLAWTPTLYSIGGTISGLTGDAAVMASSVKGKLQKTIKVTLPSGSPYSVGDLVPADDYIVSVTASGVPVTYYNGKTDVGQATPVVLDSTLGSKADANFDFTSITQGTISGTVQENSVNADIGVYAFETTNTALTQVNAVNGLYSFTLTPGSYEIFVIKDNGKIFYYNGVDATQNEAEATIINLAGGVVESGNINIIECDNVLTGKVAYKSAGGDPAANVMVTATSTAGKGIALTGQDGIYSIGGLCPGNYLVEMNPLDSKYAVQSVSVTVPTTTAVETFIINKGYVLSGTITDSANSSSKVANAMLYLLDQQTGALVNGKMYFSDSAGLYTIADIPDGIYTLNVAHALYRSYSEANLSITADNLAKGIQLVKGAYFNVTVTDGSNGDVALPGALVIVTRSGSLPVYALTDTNGNSKIYGLDASKSDYIILVQKSGYVRQVVKNGVSLTWSPTDSGTAVPVSLLKPAALFDLTGKITTDSTGTPPVIGAYVMVSTVSKDFFATAITDNNGNYSFAKLPQASDYRLVVVPGGGLRTQVQTDLNYTGSLTQINNVTISSGTTISGTITRTGTAPIYVFLYTSGNKFVGYTKADNTTGAYSFTGIVSGNYKVLAVSSGFSPKWYDGATAIESAATVSAGGTADITL
- a CDS encoding nucleotidyltransferase domain-containing protein, with the translated sequence MAAPNKSVIIMRLQEFEIRTIEETVHALDPEAAVYLFGSRADDSRKGGDIDLLIISPKLTYSDKLKIKRQFFEKMEEQKIDVVIAKDAADPFVRMALEQGRRLQ